One window of Bacteroides sp. genomic DNA carries:
- a CDS encoding LemA family protein: MSKNVIIIGVVVVLALLLYGSIKGAYNNMVMLEEGVEGQWAQVENVYQRRADLIPNLVNTVKGYAEHERETLEAVIEARSKATSVTVDPTNITPEALAQFQQVQEGLSSALSRLMVVVERYPDLKANQNFLELQTQLEGTENRIANERRKYAEVVRDYNTNIRQFPRNIYANIFGFDRKPQFEAVEGAETAPVVEF, encoded by the coding sequence ATCTCAAAGAACGTGATCATCATTGGGGTGGTCGTAGTGCTTGCCCTGCTCCTTTATGGAAGCATCAAGGGAGCCTATAATAATATGGTAATGCTTGAGGAGGGTGTTGAAGGACAGTGGGCCCAGGTAGAAAATGTGTATCAGCGCCGTGCCGACCTGATCCCTAACCTGGTGAACACCGTTAAAGGTTATGCCGAGCACGAGCGTGAGACCCTGGAAGCGGTCATTGAAGCCCGTTCTAAGGCTACCTCAGTAACTGTTGACCCGACCAACATTACTCCTGAAGCCCTGGCCCAGTTTCAGCAGGTACAGGAAGGACTGTCATCGGCCCTGAGCCGCCTGATGGTTGTGGTTGAACGCTATCCTGACCTGAAAGCCAATCAGAACTTCCTGGAGCTTCAGACCCAACTGGAGGGCACTGAAAACCGCATTGCCAACGAAAGGCGCAAGTATGCCGAGGTGGTCAGGGATTACAATACAAATATAAGGCAGTTTCCGCGCAACATCTACGCAAACATCTTTGGCTTTGACCGCAAGCCCCAGTTTGAGGCTGTTGAAGGAGCAGAAACAGCGCCTGTTGTTGAATTTTAG
- a CDS encoding TPM domain-containing protein translates to MGKTARNFFSREEEKAIMQAIARAELETSGEVRVHIDRECKDDVLDRAATVFARLKMNETRERNGVLFYLAVEPKKFAILGDAGINQKVPEDFWESIKALMLDRFREGAFASGLIAAIERAGQELKAHFPWQKDDENELTDEISFGQ, encoded by the coding sequence ATGGGAAAAACAGCGCGTAACTTTTTTAGCCGGGAAGAGGAAAAGGCCATTATGCAGGCCATTGCCAGGGCTGAGCTGGAGACCTCGGGCGAGGTAAGGGTGCATATTGACCGGGAATGTAAGGATGATGTGCTCGACCGGGCAGCCACCGTATTTGCCAGGCTGAAGATGAATGAAACCAGGGAACGCAACGGGGTATTGTTCTACCTGGCTGTGGAACCCAAAAAATTTGCTATCCTGGGCGATGCTGGCATCAACCAGAAGGTCCCTGAAGATTTTTGGGAGTCGATCAAAGCACTGATGCTTGATCGGTTTCGGGAGGGGGCTTTTGCCAGTGGGCTCATTGCTGCCATTGAACGGGCAGGGCAGGAGCTCAAGGCCCATTTCCCCTGGCAGAAGGATGATGAGAATGAACTGACAGACGAGATCTCGTTTGGTCAATAA
- a CDS encoding TPM domain-containing protein, whose protein sequence is MKTLKTFSHHIIRHALFGLLLLISWTFAAALPPAPDPPSLVTDFSGLLNGGQRMSLEMKLAEYAAVHGTQIAVVTVDDLEGIEPAVYADQLAEAWGVGQAGKENGVLILVNPSEDRQQGKMHITVGYGLEGVIPDITARRIIDREILPHFREGRYYEGLDQATTVLMQLAAGEFPAEEYNQSGEPSGVAALVFFLLLLLIFILISRKRNDHYNPGKGIPVWTWLWLLSSGSQSSKGSWGDFSGGRGTFGGGSFGGGVGGGFGGFGGGRFGGGGAGGSW, encoded by the coding sequence ATGAAAACACTGAAGACATTTTCACATCATATTATCAGGCATGCCTTGTTCGGGTTGTTATTGCTGATCTCATGGACCTTTGCAGCGGCACTTCCCCCGGCACCCGATCCGCCCAGCCTGGTGACAGATTTTTCGGGCTTGCTGAACGGCGGGCAGCGGATGTCGCTGGAGATGAAGCTGGCCGAATATGCCGCCGTACACGGCACCCAGATTGCCGTAGTGACCGTTGATGATCTGGAAGGGATAGAACCTGCCGTTTATGCCGATCAGCTTGCTGAGGCCTGGGGGGTAGGGCAAGCCGGCAAGGAGAACGGGGTGTTGATTCTGGTCAACCCATCTGAGGACCGGCAGCAAGGCAAGATGCACATCACCGTTGGGTATGGTCTGGAAGGGGTAATTCCTGACATTACCGCCCGCCGGATCATTGACAGGGAGATACTTCCTCATTTTCGCGAAGGACGCTATTACGAAGGGCTCGATCAGGCCACCACGGTGCTGATGCAACTGGCTGCCGGAGAGTTTCCGGCAGAAGAATACAACCAGTCGGGTGAGCCTTCGGGTGTTGCTGCATTGGTATTTTTCCTGCTCCTCCTGTTGATCTTCATCCTGATTTCGCGCAAGCGCAACGACCATTACAATCCCGGAAAAGGAATCCCGGTTTGGACCTGGCTTTGGCTGTTAAGCAGTGGCAGCCAGAGCAGCAAGGGCTCCTGGGGTGATTTCAGCGGAGGACGCGGTACTTTTGGCGGCGGTAGTTTTGGGGGTGGCGTTGGCGGCGGCTTTGGTGGTTTCGGTGGCGGACGCTTCGGCGGGGGTGGTGCAGGCGGTTCCTGGTAA